Proteins encoded in a region of the Flammeovirga yaeyamensis genome:
- a CDS encoding MATE family efflux transporter translates to MRKLFSSYKEHYIDTIRLATPVVVSQAGQNLTNILDNVMVGHYNTVDLAGAGFANSLFAIFLVFGIGFAVGVTPLVGKAFGQKNYKEMGSLFRHSITLNTIFVISITIILLLLSTLMGHMGQTEEVVVAARPYLLINAFSLIPLMAFFTAKQFAEGVKFTKVAMYFTLLANIVNVIINYILIYGNFGAPEMGLLGAGIGTFIARLIASVGMIWYVLKSPSFHPFLEGFTKVKINKDRLWQQFKMSMPIGLQALMEVGAFAVGAMIIGTVGTNPIAAHQIVMSMISLTFMMLSGVASAVSVRVANYYGQDNWVEARKAGMTGVQFAMIAMSTSAIIFYTFNSFLPELYTSDQEVIMFASQMLVFAALFQLSDGLQVIMTGALRGISEVKMPTLICFVSYWVVSLPIGYVLTNYTDWSFLGVWIGLTLGLTLSALLLFTRFTWKTNLEIDKLKPQKQSA, encoded by the coding sequence ATGCGAAAGTTATTTTCATCCTATAAAGAACATTACATAGATACAATTCGATTAGCCACTCCTGTAGTGGTTTCTCAAGCAGGTCAAAACCTTACCAACATTTTGGATAATGTAATGGTGGGGCATTATAATACCGTAGATCTTGCAGGTGCAGGATTTGCCAATTCATTATTTGCCATTTTCTTAGTATTTGGTATTGGCTTCGCTGTGGGTGTAACTCCTTTAGTAGGAAAAGCTTTTGGACAGAAAAACTACAAAGAAATGGGTAGTTTGTTCCGTCATAGTATTACATTAAATACCATTTTTGTCATTTCAATTACGATCATCCTTCTTCTGTTATCTACCCTTATGGGGCACATGGGACAAACCGAAGAAGTAGTAGTGGCAGCAAGACCGTATTTATTGATCAATGCATTTTCATTAATTCCTTTAATGGCCTTCTTTACCGCTAAGCAATTCGCTGAGGGTGTGAAGTTTACCAAAGTTGCCATGTACTTTACATTATTGGCCAATATCGTTAACGTGATTATCAACTATATATTGATTTACGGAAACTTTGGAGCGCCGGAAATGGGATTATTAGGTGCAGGTATAGGTACATTTATCGCACGTTTAATCGCTTCAGTGGGTATGATTTGGTATGTATTGAAAAGCCCGTCTTTCCACCCATTCTTAGAAGGTTTTACTAAGGTGAAAATCAATAAAGATAGATTATGGCAACAGTTTAAAATGAGTATGCCTATTGGTTTGCAAGCCTTAATGGAAGTTGGTGCATTTGCAGTAGGTGCTATGATTATAGGAACGGTTGGTACCAACCCAATTGCTGCACATCAAATCGTAATGAGTATGATCTCTCTTACTTTTATGATGTTAAGTGGTGTTGCCTCTGCTGTATCCGTAAGGGTAGCCAATTATTATGGTCAAGACAATTGGGTAGAAGCAAGAAAAGCAGGTATGACGGGTGTTCAATTCGCCATGATAGCAATGTCTACATCGGCCATCATTTTCTATACATTTAATTCATTTTTACCTGAATTATATACGAGCGATCAAGAAGTAATTATGTTTGCTTCTCAAATGCTTGTGTTTGCTGCTTTGTTCCAATTATCAGATGGTTTACAGGTAATTATGACCGGTGCTTTAAGGGGTATTTCTGAAGTGAAAATGCCTACATTAATTTGTTTCGTATCGTATTGGGTAGTTTCCTTACCTATTGGCTACGTGTTAACTAATTATACTGATTGGAGTTTCCTAGG
- a CDS encoding type II toxin-antitoxin system RelE/ParE family toxin, translated as MEIKETKSFSNWFKKLKKKRRFAAYEIMKRLNRVKNRNLCDCKAIGKGIHELRIHFEKGYRIYFTYVNGQIILLLAGGDKTTQREDIIKSKKILNSIK; from the coding sequence ATGGAAATTAAAGAGACTAAAAGTTTTTCTAATTGGTTCAAAAAACTAAAGAAGAAAAGACGTTTTGCTGCTTACGAAATTATGAAAAGGCTCAATAGAGTAAAAAATAGAAACCTCTGTGATTGTAAAGCTATTGGAAAAGGAATACATGAACTTAGAATACATTTTGAAAAAGGATATAGAATATATTTCACCTATGTTAATGGTCAGATTATTTTACTATTGGCAGGTGGTGATAAAACAACTCAAAGAGAAGACATTATCAAATCGAAAAAAATATTAAACTCAATCAAATAA